One genomic window of Psychrobacter cibarius includes the following:
- a CDS encoding DUF465 domain-containing protein, giving the protein MRKTDTWQDNKDIIAELKLKDSHFATIFDEHTQLDQQINQLDKNLVTHTSRDEEIELMKRRKLHLKDEIYKIIDKNKLQSHA; this is encoded by the coding sequence ATGAGAAAGACTGATACATGGCAAGATAACAAAGACATTATTGCTGAGCTTAAGCTAAAAGACAGTCATTTTGCGACGATCTTTGATGAGCATACCCAGCTAGATCAGCAGATTAATCAGTTGGATAAAAACTTGGTGACACACACCAGTCGCGATGAAGAAATTGAACTGATGAAACGACGAAAACTGCATTTAAAAGATGAGATTTATAAGATAATTGATAAAAATAAACTACAATCTCATGCTTAG
- a CDS encoding hydrogen peroxide-inducible genes activator, with protein sequence MITLRQLEFALAVAKHRHFKRAAEDCNISQSALSLGIAELEKQLDTQIFERNNKQVLITPIGEDILTRAQRVFSEVNDLTTRAHSHQSPLAYPMTVGIIPTIAPYLLPKVLPALRANYPEFRMTIVEQQTERLLEQVRYGHIDTAIIALPYAVDGLHSFEFWSEDFFAVFPKDDVHAKLETINADELATANLMLLGEGHCLTDQTLSVCHFDRAQMKSSFSDASLNTLIQMALANMGTTLVPEMALDQLHLQNQNAVAIPLAEKGPHRHIAFVTRLNYARVDDVNLLGKVFKQAFEDAANKE encoded by the coding sequence ATGATTACTTTACGTCAACTTGAGTTTGCTTTAGCAGTGGCCAAGCACCGTCACTTCAAACGTGCAGCAGAAGACTGTAATATCTCGCAATCAGCGCTGAGCTTGGGGATTGCCGAGTTAGAAAAGCAACTGGATACGCAGATTTTTGAGCGTAATAATAAGCAAGTATTGATTACCCCTATTGGTGAAGACATTTTAACACGGGCGCAACGAGTTTTTTCTGAAGTCAATGATTTGACCACACGCGCCCATAGCCATCAATCGCCGCTGGCGTATCCGATGACTGTCGGTATCATTCCAACGATTGCGCCTTATCTACTGCCAAAAGTCTTACCTGCCCTGCGAGCAAATTATCCAGAATTTCGTATGACCATCGTTGAGCAACAAACGGAGCGTTTGCTAGAGCAAGTGCGTTACGGTCATATTGATACCGCTATTATTGCGCTGCCTTATGCGGTCGATGGTTTGCACAGCTTTGAGTTTTGGAGCGAAGATTTCTTTGCCGTATTCCCAAAAGATGATGTGCATGCCAAGCTTGAAACCATCAACGCTGATGAGCTGGCTACCGCCAATCTTATGCTGCTCGGCGAAGGGCATTGCTTGACCGATCAAACCCTGTCTGTCTGTCATTTTGACCGTGCACAGATGAAATCAAGCTTTTCAGATGCCAGTCTGAATACCCTTATACAGATGGCACTTGCCAATATGGGGACGACATTGGTGCCAGAAATGGCATTGGATCAGCTGCATCTGCAGAACCAAAATGCCGTCGCGATACCACTCGCTGAGAAAGGGCCGCATCGTCATATTGCCTTTGTCACCCGTTTGAACTACGCCCGCGTCGATGATGTCAATTTATTGGGTAAAGTGTTTAAGCAAGCCTTTGAAGATGCTGCTAATAAAGAATAA
- a CDS encoding TIGR01244 family sulfur transferase translates to MSHQISITGQITPDQVPMIAENGFKTIINNRPDGEEPNQPTSAEIEAAAKKAGLAYKEVSFAGSELNQNHVEEFAGFFNQAEQPMLIFCRTGNRSTGIYEAAKRMDLLDD, encoded by the coding sequence ATGAGCCATCAAATTAGTATTACCGGACAAATCACCCCTGATCAAGTACCTATGATTGCTGAAAATGGTTTTAAAACCATTATTAACAACCGTCCAGATGGTGAAGAGCCGAACCAACCGACCAGCGCTGAGATTGAAGCTGCTGCTAAAAAAGCAGGGCTTGCTTATAAAGAAGTGTCTTTCGCTGGTAGTGAGCTTAATCAAAACCATGTCGAAGAATTTGCTGGTTTCTTTAATCAAGCTGAACAGCCAATGCTAATTTTTTGCCGTACTGGCAACCGCTCAACAGGTATTTATGAAGCGGCAAAGCGTATGGATTTATTAGACGACTGA
- a CDS encoding methyltransferase domain-containing protein encodes MENVNQAEFWQQRYEQDSIGWDMGQVSPPLKAYIDQLPESAKEQAILVPGAGNAYEVGYLHEQGFTNVTLVDFAPAPIAAFAERYPSFPAKHLICADFFELSPEQYQFDWVLEQTFFCAINPSRRDEYVQQMAALLKPNGKLIGLLFDKDFGREEPPFGGTKAEYQRRFEQCFDIEIMEPSYNSHPARQGSELFIKMRVKA; translated from the coding sequence ATGGAAAACGTCAATCAAGCGGAATTTTGGCAGCAGCGTTATGAGCAAGACAGTATCGGTTGGGACATGGGACAGGTATCGCCACCGCTCAAAGCCTATATTGACCAACTGCCCGAATCTGCCAAAGAGCAAGCGATTCTAGTGCCGGGTGCGGGTAATGCTTACGAGGTAGGTTATTTACATGAGCAAGGGTTTACCAATGTCACCTTGGTTGATTTTGCCCCAGCACCGATTGCAGCGTTTGCTGAGCGTTATCCTAGCTTTCCAGCTAAGCATTTAATCTGTGCCGACTTTTTTGAGTTATCGCCTGAGCAGTATCAGTTTGATTGGGTGCTTGAGCAGACGTTTTTTTGTGCGATAAATCCATCACGCCGTGACGAGTATGTGCAGCAGATGGCAGCGTTACTGAAACCGAATGGTAAGCTGATTGGTTTGCTCTTTGATAAAGACTTTGGACGAGAAGAACCACCGTTTGGCGGTACAAAAGCTGAATATCAGCGGCGTTTTGAGCAGTGTTTTGATATTGAAATCATGGAGCCAAGCTATAATTCACATCCTGCACGGCAGGGCAGTGAGCTGTTTATTAAGATGCGTGTAAAAGCGTAA
- the ahpC gene encoding alkyl hydroperoxide reductase subunit C → MASIINQEIPEFSADAYVNGEFKTITSEDVKGNWAIFLFYPADFTFVCPTELEDMAAHYDELKGLGVEVYSVSTDTHFTHKAWHDSSEAIGKVQYPMIGDPTGRITRGFNVMIEEAGLAERGTFLVDPDGLIQVAEIHAGGIGRSAKDMLRKVKAAQYVRENDGEVCPAAWEAGQETLKPSLDLVGKI, encoded by the coding sequence ATGGCGTCTATTATCAATCAAGAAATCCCAGAATTTTCAGCTGATGCGTACGTTAATGGTGAATTCAAAACCATCACTTCAGAAGATGTAAAAGGTAACTGGGCAATCTTTTTATTCTACCCAGCTGACTTTACCTTTGTTTGCCCAACTGAACTTGAAGACATGGCGGCTCATTACGACGAGCTTAAAGGTTTGGGCGTAGAAGTATACTCAGTATCTACTGATACTCATTTCACGCATAAAGCATGGCATGATTCTTCAGAAGCTATCGGTAAAGTACAATACCCAATGATCGGCGATCCTACTGGCCGTATCACTCGTGGCTTTAACGTCATGATCGAAGAAGCAGGTTTGGCTGAACGCGGTACATTCCTAGTTGATCCAGACGGCTTGATTCAAGTTGCTGAGATTCATGCTGGTGGTATTGGCCGTAGTGCAAAAGACATGCTACGTAAAGTGAAAGCAGCTCAATATGTTCGTGAAAACGATGGCGAAGTTTGCCCTGCCGCTTGGGAAGCTGGTCAAGAAACATTAAAACCAAGTCTTGATCTTGTTGGTAAAATCTAA
- the ahpF gene encoding alkyl hydroperoxide reductase subunit F: protein MIDKSLLDAIKGYSEKMTRPITFVLGSGEHSKRAELIDFLTKIAGTTDKINFDATATDDSLPSPISFKVVSHVDGALTDTGIVFSGIPGGHEFTSLILAILQAGGHTLKLDESIQKLIKRFNKPLQFQTYVSLSCHSCPEVVQALNQFALLNDGISNEMIDGALFQEQVDANNIQGVPAVFLNGKPFANGLIDTAKLIGKLQEQFPDLLAEADDDAEQLEQQDVTIIGAGPAGVAAAIYTARKGLKVTMVADRIGGQVKDTQDIENLISVPLTTGTELSANFEKHLREYDITLKEHVSVKEISETEDENYRIHLNTGETFETRSIILATGAQWRKLGVPGEEENIGKGVAFCAHCDGPFFKGKDIAVVGGGNSGIEAALDLAGIVKHVTVLEFADDLKADQVLINKAKEKDNIEFITGAATQEIKATDGKVTSIVYQDRSTGDTHERDLAGVFVQIGLVPNSAFVKGFVDLNRFGEIEIDERCRTDRKGIFACGDVTTVPFKQINIAMGEGSKAALSAFEYLVMQ from the coding sequence ATGATAGATAAAAGTTTATTAGATGCCATCAAAGGTTACAGCGAAAAAATGACTCGTCCAATTACCTTTGTATTGGGTAGTGGCGAACATAGTAAACGTGCTGAGTTGATTGATTTTTTGACTAAAATCGCTGGCACCACAGATAAAATCAATTTTGATGCAACAGCAACTGATGATAGCTTACCAAGTCCAATTAGCTTTAAAGTAGTCAGTCATGTCGATGGTGCATTGACCGATACGGGTATTGTTTTTAGTGGTATCCCCGGTGGTCATGAATTTACCTCGCTGATTTTGGCTATTTTGCAAGCCGGTGGTCATACGCTAAAATTGGATGAAAGTATTCAAAAGCTGATTAAGCGTTTTAATAAGCCACTACAGTTTCAAACTTACGTGTCGCTATCTTGCCACAGTTGCCCAGAAGTGGTACAAGCGCTCAACCAGTTTGCACTATTGAACGATGGTATTAGCAACGAGATGATTGATGGTGCTCTATTCCAAGAGCAGGTTGATGCTAATAACATCCAAGGTGTACCAGCGGTATTCTTAAATGGTAAACCGTTTGCCAATGGTCTCATTGACACGGCCAAATTGATTGGAAAGTTGCAAGAGCAATTTCCTGACTTGTTAGCAGAAGCTGATGACGATGCTGAGCAGTTAGAGCAGCAAGATGTGACGATTATTGGTGCAGGTCCAGCTGGCGTTGCCGCTGCGATTTATACCGCGCGTAAAGGCTTAAAAGTGACGATGGTTGCTGATCGTATCGGCGGACAGGTGAAAGACACGCAGGATATCGAAAACTTGATTTCTGTGCCTTTAACCACGGGTACTGAGCTATCAGCGAACTTTGAAAAACATTTACGCGAATACGATATTACTTTAAAAGAGCACGTCAGCGTCAAAGAAATTAGTGAGACAGAAGATGAAAACTATCGCATTCATCTAAATACGGGTGAGACGTTTGAGACACGCAGTATTATCTTAGCGACGGGTGCTCAGTGGCGTAAGCTTGGTGTTCCAGGTGAAGAAGAAAACATCGGTAAAGGCGTGGCTTTCTGTGCTCACTGTGATGGCCCATTCTTTAAGGGTAAAGACATTGCTGTCGTCGGTGGTGGTAACTCTGGTATCGAAGCGGCATTAGATCTTGCTGGTATCGTGAAGCATGTGACCGTGCTTGAGTTCGCGGATGATTTAAAAGCGGATCAGGTATTGATTAACAAAGCCAAAGAGAAAGATAATATCGAATTTATCACTGGCGCAGCGACGCAAGAAATTAAAGCGACTGATGGTAAAGTGACTTCGATCGTTTATCAAGATCGCAGTACAGGTGATACTCATGAGCGTGACTTGGCAGGGGTGTTTGTACAGATTGGTCTAGTACCGAACTCTGCGTTTGTTAAAGGCTTTGTTGATTTGAACCGTTTTGGCGAGATTGAGATTGATGAGCGCTGCCGTACTGATCGTAAAGGTATCTTTGCTTGTGGTGACGTGACCACTGTGCCATTTAAGCAAATTAATATTGCGATGGGTGAAGGTAGCAAAGCGGCATTATCAGCGTTTGAATACTTGGTTATGCAGTAA
- a CDS encoding glutathione S-transferase family protein, with product MQKPLLIIGNKNYSSWSLRAWLLLKAFNIDFDEQLIELFHPSATAILDEHAPTGKVPVLVYGQDDEKVTVWDTLAIAIHANDYLAELDLWTGLKKSDTDAKSDTSTRINSAYCQSIVAEMHSGLTGIRSEMPMNIRATAKIQPSNACLNDIARIEDIFADCLKNRATDSYLFGSFTAADAFFAPVILRLQTYADASGIVLKSTTKQYCETILNDPYLQAWREAALEETRVIKEDEAGEILSVVGVLAD from the coding sequence ATGCAAAAACCGCTACTCATCATCGGCAATAAAAACTATTCGTCATGGTCATTACGAGCTTGGCTATTACTCAAAGCTTTCAATATTGACTTTGACGAGCAACTGATTGAGCTGTTTCATCCATCCGCGACAGCCATTCTCGATGAGCATGCGCCAACAGGCAAAGTGCCAGTTTTAGTCTATGGTCAAGATGATGAAAAAGTCACGGTCTGGGATACTTTAGCGATTGCCATTCATGCCAATGATTATTTGGCAGAATTAGATCTTTGGACAGGATTGAAGAAGTCTGATACTGATGCTAAGAGTGATACTAGCACCAGAATAAATAGCGCCTATTGCCAAAGTATCGTCGCTGAGATGCACTCAGGTTTAACAGGCATTCGTAGTGAGATGCCGATGAATATTCGAGCGACGGCGAAGATACAACCAAGTAACGCATGCTTAAATGATATCGCTCGGATAGAAGATATTTTTGCGGATTGTTTAAAAAATCGCGCAACAGACAGCTACTTGTTTGGCTCATTTACAGCTGCCGATGCTTTTTTCGCACCAGTTATTCTACGTTTGCAAACGTATGCCGATGCCTCTGGCATAGTATTGAAATCAACGACCAAACAGTATTGTGAGACGATATTAAACGATCCTTATCTACAGGCTTGGCGAGAGGCAGCACTTGAAGAAACTCGCGTAATTAAAGAAGATGAAGCAGGTGAGATACTGTCGGTGGTTGGGGTGTTGGCTGATTAA
- a CDS encoding sulfur transferase domain-containing protein codes for MTDNLTIYKQIYPSQCTKIAELGYRSVLNIRPDAETETQPNSGDFTSATAKANLTYHHLPFDDERLSMATVEQFAAFYRSMPKPILMFCGTGARAKLLYQSALMQGLL; via the coding sequence ATGACCGATAATTTAACCATTTATAAGCAAATTTATCCAAGCCAATGCACCAAGATTGCTGAGCTTGGCTACCGCTCCGTGCTCAATATTCGTCCTGATGCCGAGACAGAAACGCAGCCCAATAGCGGCGACTTTACCAGTGCGACGGCAAAAGCCAACCTTACTTATCATCATTTACCGTTTGATGATGAGCGTTTGAGCATGGCGACTGTCGAGCAGTTTGCGGCGTTTTATCGCTCGATGCCTAAACCGATATTGATGTTTTGCGGGACAGGTGCACGTGCTAAATTGTTATATCAAAGCGCATTGATGCAAGGTTTGTTGTAA